TGCCAATGTGTAGTCAAAGGTTTTGTTCTGCCAGTTcccacttctgctgctgctcagtgtgAGTATGTCTGCTTACAAGTACAAGCTTTTATTAGTGCAAGTACTGCTTGTCTAGTCCAGCCCAGATTTTTTTGCCATTGATTGACATTTTTCCTTCACTGACAGCTTTGAATTTCTAACAGGCAGGGCATCATAAAACCTTACATCTCAGCAGTCCAAATCTCTGCACTGAAAACTTGTTATCTGCAAATATTGCAAAATATTGGGGAATAGCAGGGCGACAGATTTCGCCCTTCAAACATTTAGAAGCTTTAAACCCAAGTTGTACTATTGTCAGTTTATAGTTTGAGAAACACAGGAGAGTTCAAAAAAACACAGTTAAATGAACATTACTTGATTTGGTCATGTGGATCTTGGTTTCTTCTAGGCTGCTAATTCCAAGCTCTTGCTTGGAACAGCACAGTTCAACCAGAGGGAAAAATGCTGTagttcagctttttttttctctagacaAAGCAGTTCTCTTTACTATTCTTATTTATTCTTATTCTTTTGATACCTTTTTAAGACTGATAGTAAGATAGACTACCATAAggtcttaatttttaaaaaaatcttactgAATGTAGCTTTTAAACCACctgatttttgtatttattcatTACCTAAATAAGGAAACTATAGTTCCCTCAACAAATTCACTTTTCTACAGATCAATTGCCAAGACACTCCTACAGTGGCAACTCAAGAAACATGCAGTCAGCAGGCATTATTTTGAGAGTTGagatattatattaattttgtttcattcCACATTCTGATCTGAAGATTCAGACCATCTCAAAACTCAAATGCCAGAATTCAAATTTTCAATCTTGAGCAGAAGCCTCAAATGAACAGCCCCCTTCATGTTTCAAATGGATGAATTTTCCCAAAGTTAAGCACATCCCTTGTCCATAAATGCTTCAGTGCACATCTGTGTAATGAAAGCTCAGAAGTGGGTGTATTTAAAACAAGTGTTACACGTTGTGTATTCCTGTAATGATGCATTATTTCTATCTCTGCCCCCTTTTCTCAGTGTGTACAAAAGGTCAAGTGGTGACGGGCCAGTACCGTATGCTGGCCAAGCACGGGGGATACGTATGGCTGGAGACCCAGGGAACGGTGATTTACAATACCCGGAACCTGCAGCCCCAGTGCATCGTCTGCGTCAACTACGTGCTCAGGTGGGTTTAGGGCACACACGTGTGCATTCAcgtgctgcagaaatgcaacGTTTGGAGGAACTTTTCAAGGGTCTATTTATTCAACGTTGTTGTTCCAAAATCAGTTTAGTCATGTTTGTTCAGTCTTGTTTACTGATGTTAGACATCAATGAAAAATGTGGCGTGCCTGTTCCCATACGCGCTGTTGAAATACACCACAGCCTTTCTgctttgcagagcagctgctgtgctcgTACAGCAGAGTGTACGGTCTGCACTGAAGATTTTATTGTGCAACACAACTGCtcatgtgttttgtttttctaatgcTGCGACCAAGAGATAAAACTAAGTAGTAACTCTATCGTATGTTGCTAGGAGAAGCTGTTTACAGCCTTAAAAATCAGGACCAATCAGAAGTTTTGCCTTCATGTGGCAAAACTCAAGATTTTTTGCTCCTAGTTGGGGCCAAAATAGGAAATACTTACTTGAGTGATAGTCTGGGTCATTACAGCCTCAACTACATCcctttaaaaagcagagcaaCAAAGCCCTGAGTATTCCCACAGAAGTCCTGACCACACTCTCTGCGTCATCCGAAATGGTGGTGCTCAGCAACGCTGGAACTGTGCCTCGCCTGTCGAGAGCCTGGCACGCAACCGAGCGGCCAGAGTGCTCCTATAGCCCCAGCTTGTGCTGCCTACTTTATCCACATCTTTCATCTTTATGGTACAAAATGCCTGAAAGCTGTTCTCTCCTTAGTGAAATTGAGAAGAACGATGTTGTGTTCTCCATGGACCAAACAGAATCACTCTTCAAGCCTCACCTGCTGACAATGAACACTGCCTATGACAGCGGCATCCCTGCGACAGAGAAGAGTGACTTCTTGTTTACTAAGCTGAAGGAAGAACCAGAGGAACTTGCTCAGCTGGCACCAACACCTGGTGATGCCATtatttccctggattttggTTAGTATTtgtataaattatttttgtacaACAAAGAGCCACATGTGAGCCTGCATTTAGAAACTTAATAGACAAAGTCTCTTTGCTCTGTGTACAAATTGTGAGTAATGGCTAAAAGAGCCCACATGCTCACACCAGTGGAAAATTTCTGTGAATGAGAGCAGGATCAGGCTTTCTTGCTGACTAAATAACGTGCATTAAGTCTATGCCAACTTATTGTCATGGCAACTAGGAGCAGTGTTTACTTTAATGAATAGCTGCAGTTATATCATAACACTGCACCAGCTAAAAGTATTCATTAATATTGTTAAAACCCTATCCAGGAACACAGAAGTTTGAGGAAGCCCCTGCCTTCACCAGTGCTGTTTTGACACCAAACAAAGCGTGGCCAGTGGAAGTGAAAAGCCACCCTACTCAAGGTGAAACACTGACGATACCATCCTTTACAATGCCTCAGATTGCACCTGGCAGCAGTACTCCAAGTGCAAGCAGCAACAGTAGCTGTTCCACGGTAAGAAGAGcttaaaaaaacattaaaagcaTGATATGTTTTGTATCCAAATCCCATCAATATATATAGACAACATTTTTGTGTTGGCAGTCCTGCCTCACTTCTTATTAGCAAGGCCAAGAGTATCTCTATTCTTCCTATACTGCATCATGCCTTAAGAATCAATAGCAAAACTATGAAATGGGAACAATATCCTGGCTTCACACTGCAGTCCTCATTGATGCCCAGCTGTCCCTCTAGTAATTACTGTAACATAAAAAACAACTAGTAGGAGAACATGCTACCACCTTTCATGGAGTTAGCCTTATATAAAAAGCCAGTATACAATtgtgtggccactgggatcatTGCCCCAGAGCCATCCTCCTTCTGTTAAGTAGAAGCTGTAGCTTTTAGGAAGCTTAGCCAAGTCAGGCTTTTGACAGCAGCTCCTTGGAGTTTCCCACTGAAGAAATGAATCTGCTTCTGTGGCACTGCCCCCAGGAGCTGGAGCCACTCTTACCAGAGGGCAGCCAGTCTTAAGGAAATCACAGAGGTATTGCTAAGCATCTTCTTTCTTGACAAAAGTATTTAATGGTGTACATTTCTTGTTCCTGGTCTGAGCTGccaaaaaacatttaaaataggATGACCGCTAGATGCCTGTAATGGGTGCCTATGTTTTGCACTGACGATCTTGTGTCAGAAAAGCTTCTGATAGAAGTGGACAGTTTTGGGTTCTGAGCCCACTAAATACACCATCTGCCCATTCACTTTTCATAGGAAAGATCTGTTACTGAATAACAGCATGGCATAAATGACATGATGCTAAGCCAGCATTGTGGTTGTCTTCCTGCTTAGAACAAATTATTATTTCcatgcagcccagcagcccaggaGATTATTACTGTTCTGTGGATGAAGATCTTAAGATCGAGGTGATTGAAAAGCTTTTTGCCATGGACACAGAATCAAAAAGTCAGTGCACCTCCCAGGTAATGAACTCTCTCTTCTAAAAGCCACCAAGATCAGTCTCCTACTAGTAGTAGACAGTACAGCTGCTACTTGTGTTGTGCATGCAGATATTGGGATACAGCATTTAAACTGCATTTGCTCATGCACACCAAATCTTTGATGCACATTAACAAAACAGTGCACTTCCAAAAGCTGCCATGTCAATCTCTGTCCCTAACTCTCTGAAACACGAGGTTTGGAGTGTCACTGTGGTGGCACTGCTAATCACCAGAGATTGCAAAATGTGGAGGCTTCTGTAGATAGGATAAGGAATAGAAGAAGCagcaatttgtttttaaatgcagCCAAATGACTAATGAGCAAACATCCTTTCTAGgacaaaatataaataaactaATTCTTGCAAAACACCCAAAGGAGAGAGGGGTCCCCTCATAGTACACACCTCCTTTAACtacaataatgaaaactcattttAGATATATGCTTCCTCTTTTGCCTCTTGAAGGTTTTCAGAGAGATCAGAAAATTACTTACACATAAAGTAACACACAGTCTCCATCTCCTGCATTCTAATAATGATGTAAGTGTAGAAATTTCcccaataaataaataaacccacTATTACAACATTACAGCAAGTGAGCTAGTGAATAAAAGGTGTGGGCCTGATTCAGCTTGCTTAACTTTAAATACTTCATTGAAATGCTTTGTGAAGAGCTTGTGCTTTATAGTTGAGAGAAAGGAACAGGCACCACTGATTGGTAGCACAGACCTCACACTCATCTCTATTTATTAATCCTACAGGAAGTTTGGGATGCTGCTGCCCAAATTAGGTACTTCAATTTGCTAACACAATTTGCAGGCTTAGGTAGGCTGTAATCCATGTTCTGAAGAAATTTCATCTAAGTCTGGAcatagaaatgaaagcaagagaAAGAGCAGAAGATAGGAGAGAAGTGTGGAGTAGGATGAAACTCACTGCAAGACTTCACATGTGCAAACTTCAGTATTGTCAGATTCAGTATCTGCTTGCTCAGGTGTGTCCCACCACATCAGCTGCTTTTGGTGGGAAAAACAAGTATTATAAAAGTGCTGCAGGGGTGTTATGAGCTGACTGGGCAGCCAACATTGATTATCCTCTCTGTTCGGCTCTGGTCAAATGCCAAGAGAAGTGAATGTGGGTGTGACTAGTCCTCCTAGGGAGAAAAGAATACAGATTTAAGTGTGATAATGTCCTCCTGGTTAAATTTTTTCAACCCTTGCATTTTTAGACACCTTTTTTAGTGTAGCTGAATTGTGAGAAAgttgtgttttttattttaacaggaGAAAACCTGAGGTTGAACTACATGCCATATGTTGTAGAGTCTTGGCAGACAAGTTATTCAAAGCTTAGTGAAACAGCATCTACTTCAGATCACAGGAGGATCTGGAGGCTGCATGCAAGCTGCTTTAACAAATATTGCTCCTCTGGgaggttttttccttcagtttgtTGTCTTAATTTTGCTGGTGATGATAATACAATGAACATGTATGCTAGCATAGAAATAAGACATCTTTAAAGAGGAGTTGGCCAGTTTCATTAGGTAAATTTGGCATACAGTGATTTTTCGGCTTTGCATCTATTAGTATTCCATATCACACTAACTGCCACAACTATTACTAATTTATAGTCTCTTTATGAACTCCATCTTTCCACAGACTGACTTTAATGAACTGGACCTTGAAACCTTGGCTCCTTACATTCCTATGGATGGAGAAGATTTCCAGCTCAGCCCCATCTGCCAAGAAGAAAGTCCTCTCTGTGAAAGTGCACAAAATACCCAGCAGCATCTAAGTAGCATGAGTACCATCTTCCAACCCCTCGCTCCTACTTCACAGAATCAGTTCCTCCCAGAGAAATACTGCCCACAGCTatcaaatgaaaaaattaaCTCTGGTCATGGGTCCCTGTCATCGGTGTTCTTCAACAATATGAATAGGTCATCATTGCCACCATACCATGACCAAGCCAGCACTCCCCTGTCTTCAATGGGAGGAAGATCAAACACCCAGTGGCCACCTGATCCCCCATTAGAATATGTTCCTGCAAAATGGAGACTCATGGATAAATACTCAGGATCCCTAACAAGTTCCCCCTCGGGCCCACCAATAACTTCTCAGAGAGTGCCCATATACAAAAAAAGGTATGTGTTTCTGTAGTATAACTATgtatatttacaaaaaaaaacattttgggAAATGAGAAAGGTCGTAatcttgaaaattaatttttctccattcagCTGAAACAATTTGTTGTGATAGGCATCAgactgcagctctggggaactTAATGTGGTGCTCTTCCAGTGGCAGTGAGTCTGGAGGAAGCAGAAGTGGGCTAATTTTTCATTGCCTGTAAGGATAGGCAAATGAATTTCCTGCTGGTCCAGTTAAAATTACACCGGTAATTTTGCAAAGCATGCTTGACTTTATTTAAGAACAGTACCAAAAAGATTTACTGGTGCAGCAGTAGCAGGGACGGACACACACATACTTTCTTACCTTGCATATATTTTCTGCACAACAGAAAATGGGGAAGAGAGAGGAACGAAAGTACATTATTGCTGGCATATGTAAATACTACAGCCAAGACTTAAATTGCAGGCTCTATTTCTACAacctttttgtttgctttcttacACATGTGAACAGTATGTGATAGATATAGATCAGAGGGCACAGTCCTAGAAGTTGCCTCATAGCTAGAAGTTTCTCTGTAGCTCTTGACTTTTCAGTGTTGCTCATACTGACATGTTCAGGAGGTACATAAAATAGCAATGGTCATTTTTAAACACGGAGCTGTGCAGTTTGCTTTTTGGGATTTCTTGTTGGCAGAAATACCAGTGTCTTGTGTGTTCATACTTAGTATGTAAAGCAAGGGACCATGCATGGCTCTCAAATCCAGCTCTTAAGAATTACATTACTTTCTTTTCCACAGCATTTTTTTGTCTGCCTGGAGATCCCTAGAGGCTGTTTATGCTAAACTTTCATAAGTCTTTGATCCCAAACGTCAAAAGTTTCTAAAGATGGTGGGATGACTAAtaacaggaaataaaaacatttgaTGTTTGAGATCTGTCCACTGGCAAGTCTCAGACACTTTAGATGTCTTTAAATGAAAGAAGAATCTGTATAAGTGAACCAGATTATTTTGATTTGCCTTCCTGTGCACTCACAAAGATGTCCTCTCCACAGGCCCCTGGATGCTTTTGGACAACGAGGCATAGATATAAACCCAGCAAGACTTGCTCTGTCTAACAGTTTGAAACTGAAGCGACAACTGGATTATGAAGAACAAGCCTTGCAACAACTGAGTGGGGTAATCATAAGAAATGCATCCCCTTCACAACTTTGGACTCACCATGGTCATCAGTGtaattgtttgttttgcttcccTTCTCATTCTAGGGAGATCCATCTGTCATTAACCCATCTCACTTAATGTGGAAGAGAATGAAATTTCTCAAGGGGGAAAACTGTTCCTTGGTTACAGAAAAGAAGTCTCTCAGCACAAGTGTTCTTACTGGTAAGACAAAAGAAAGTGGTTTTGCAATGTTACATATTGAAACACCATTTTAAGACAGGTTGAATAGGGAAAAAAGCTCTTTCAAAAGGAAATGTAAATAAGCTTTGTAAATATTACACCAAGCTAAAATTAAAGACCAAGTTAGTGCTGAACAATCTAAAGGTACATTTGATAAATACCGTTTAGTTGGTTTCACGGATGTTCACACACTTGCTTGGGAGGGAACAGAAAACAGCTTGATGGAGCTGTGTTTACCTCCTGCTGATCCAAGGTGTGAATATCTCACACCTCATCTGAGATGTGAATATCTCACATCTCAGAGATAGAACAGATACTGCTTCTCTACAACACTGTGTTTCCTTACACAAACATATCTTGACTGCAATACTACTGCTAGAGCTGGGGCTATTTCTAGATTTCCTTTGTCATAACATGCAGATTTGCCTATGCTGTAACACCACCACACTGATGTTCACTTTGCTTTGGATCAATATTATTTACTATAATTATTGCCCTGGCTTCatttagctttttctttttctctactATTTAAATAACAGATGAATTTTTCTGTAACTCAAGAGGTCTGAGCCAACCAATGAATCAactgcagcaacagcagcagcagcagcatcaacTCACCTGTGCCAGTCCGGGTGAGAATTTGAAAGCAGGAGCGTTTCCCCCTCTGTTTTACAGTTCCCATTGTCAGGACTACAGTGTCCAGCCAGCTCATAAAGCATCAGGTAAGAGCTGTCAAACACAGAGATTGGAAAATGTTGGTATTTTGTTCCAATACTGAttccatgaaaaagaaaaaagaaaaaaaaatgtggaggagaaggatgataaaaatcaaaatacagcACAAAAAATCAGTTTTGTGGTTTAGTGTGAAACTGTAATGTTTACATTTGTAATacatgagaaaaatatttttacccTCAATTTCAGTTAAAGTTAACAACTTTTGACCTTAGAGGACCATTCATCCTCCATCCGTACTCGTCTTGTGATAGAATTGATTATTATATTGTACTAAACAACTTTGCTGCAGCATTGATATGGAGGTTTGAAGGTTAGACTCTTAACATGTGCCTTCTAAATGTTGGAATAAGCAATACAAGGGGACATGTGTCTGTCCCTTTTAATACATGAGAGGAGTGGCGTCAATTCAGAAACCATGTCTTTTACTACAACTTTTCCCATCTGCACCAATGGAGTTTTTCTCAGAACAATCTCAGTTTGGGGGTGGAGGTGAAAAACTGCCCTTGTTTGTGTGACACCCTTGCAGCAGTTTAAggaggggcagagcacaggTTTGCTCTGACACTGGAACTGCCGGTGGTTTGAGGCGTATTGACGTAAAAACAGAATGAAACTGCTGTAAACAGAAGAGGTGGGAGGAAACAAGTGCTCTTTCTAGTCTCAGCACCCTCGCTGCTGTGTTCCAGGTCTGAccagctgcctgctggggcCCTCCTTTGAGCCctacctgctgcctgagctgacGAGATACGACTGTGAGGTGAAcgtgcctgtgctgggcagctccACGCTGCTGCAGGGCAGCGAGCTGCTGCGGGCGCTGGACCAGGCCACCTGAGCGAGCCCGCCGGCGCCGCGGCCGCGCTGCTCAAACAGCTTCTGGTTCAAATGTATTTCTGCAGGTAGACAATTTCTAATACCAGTACACTTTTACAGGATTTTACTTAGATATTGAACCTGTCCACATTACCAAATAGTGGCCTTTTGAAGTTACTCACTTTATTATTCATATTAAAGAAATACATCTACTGTATTTTCTCTATTGCAATTAAAGTGG
This sequence is a window from Zonotrichia albicollis isolate bZonAlb1 chromosome 3, bZonAlb1.hap1, whole genome shotgun sequence. Protein-coding genes within it:
- the EPAS1 gene encoding endothelial PAS domain-containing protein 1 isoform X2; this translates as MTADKEKKRSSSERRKEKSRDAARCRRSKETEVFYELAHELPLPHNISSHLDKASIMRLAISFLRTHKLLSSVCADNENELEADQQMDNLYLKALEGFIAVVTQDGDMIFLSENVNKYMGLTQVELTGHSIFDFTHPCDHEEIRENLSLKNGPGFGKKSKEMSTERDFFMRMKCTVTNRGRTVNLKSATWKVLHCTGQVKVYNTCPPHSLCGYKEPLLTCLIIMCEPIQHPSNIDIPLDSKTFLSRHSMDMKFTYCDDRITELIGYHPEELLGRSAYEFYHALDSESMTKSHQNLCTKGQVVTGQYRMLAKHGGYVWLETQGTVIYNTRNLQPQCIVCVNYVLSEIEKNDVVFSMDQTESLFKPHLLTMNTAYDSGIPATEKSDFLFTKLKEEPEELAQLAPTPGDAIISLDFGTQKFEEAPAFTSAVLTPNKAWPVEVKSHPTQGETLTIPSFTMPQIAPGSSTPSASSNSSCSTTDFNELDLETLAPYIPMDGEDFQLSPICQEESPLCESAQNTQQHLSSMSTIFQPLAPTSQNQFLPEKYCPQLSNEKINSGHGSLSSVFFNNMNRSSLPPYHDQASTPLSSMGGRSNTQWPPDPPLEYVPAKWRLMDKYSGSLTSSPSGPPITSQRVPIYKKRPLDAFGQRGIDINPARLALSNSLKLKRQLDYEEQALQQLSGGDPSVINPSHLMWKRMKFLKGENCSLVTEKKSLSTSVLTDEFFCNSRGLSQPMNQLQQQQQQQHQLTCASPGENLKAGAFPPLFYSSHCQDYSVQPAHKASGLTSCLLGPSFEPYLLPELTRYDCEVNVPVLGSSTLLQGSELLRALDQAT
- the EPAS1 gene encoding endothelial PAS domain-containing protein 1 isoform X1, giving the protein MTADKEKKRSSSERRKEKSRDAARCRRSKETEVFYELAHELPLPHNISSHLDKASIMRLAISFLRTHKLLSSVCADNENELEADQQMDNLYLKALEGFIAVVTQDGDMIFLSENVNKYMGLTQVELTGHSIFDFTHPCDHEEIRENLSLKNGPGFGKKSKEMSTERDFFMRMKCTVTNRGRTVNLKSATWKVLHCTGQVKVYNTCPPHSLCGYKEPLLTCLIIMCEPIQHPSNIDIPLDSKTFLSRHSMDMKFTYCDDRITELIGYHPEELLGRSAYEFYHALDSESMTKSHQNLCTKGQVVTGQYRMLAKHGGYVWLETQGTVIYNTRNLQPQCIVCVNYVLSEIEKNDVVFSMDQTESLFKPHLLTMNTAYDSGIPATEKSDFLFTKLKEEPEELAQLAPTPGDAIISLDFGTQKFEEAPAFTSAVLTPNKAWPVEVKSHPTQGETLTIPSFTMPQIAPGSSTPSASSNSSCSTPSSPGDYYCSVDEDLKIEVIEKLFAMDTESKSQCTSQTDFNELDLETLAPYIPMDGEDFQLSPICQEESPLCESAQNTQQHLSSMSTIFQPLAPTSQNQFLPEKYCPQLSNEKINSGHGSLSSVFFNNMNRSSLPPYHDQASTPLSSMGGRSNTQWPPDPPLEYVPAKWRLMDKYSGSLTSSPSGPPITSQRVPIYKKRPLDAFGQRGIDINPARLALSNSLKLKRQLDYEEQALQQLSGGDPSVINPSHLMWKRMKFLKGENCSLVTEKKSLSTSVLTDEFFCNSRGLSQPMNQLQQQQQQQHQLTCASPGENLKAGAFPPLFYSSHCQDYSVQPAHKASGLTSCLLGPSFEPYLLPELTRYDCEVNVPVLGSSTLLQGSELLRALDQAT